A single Mytilus trossulus isolate FHL-02 chromosome 12, PNRI_Mtr1.1.1.hap1, whole genome shotgun sequence DNA region contains:
- the LOC134692095 gene encoding uncharacterized protein LOC134692095, with translation MGKLYCCATNCHNYSDKSVNDNTVTLHRFPVNRRHKSIWQCRVSRKQWKPTSCSRLCSEHFITKRGPTKDHPLPSIFDHKIFKTTNFDSSFKEFEENNDCTSTEDETDRDIICDGNEEANNGIADDPSKHFFTVDSPSTINTSVRLNDYCGYIDPSHISSKLNQETQCGKTCTGTLNDFSSQTDTLTTEKENQPYTVYPITDAEVNATLPFLTIDDISSEEVTFYTGLPNKPTFYLLYEHIMSNIKIVEPETGGRPQKLRGVDELFMVLMRLRLGLLNQDLARRFKISVSTCSKIFNKWIDLMYEHLHFLVAWPDRETVKCNMPDSFKRRYPNCRVIIDCTEIFTETPQSLSNKGRMYSDYKSHMTWKVLIGISPNGVITHVSDLWSGSISDKQITKSSGLINKCDPGDAIMGDKGFLISDMCTPKGIYLIVPPTKKNGKLTKHEVEKTRRIANLRIHVERAMERIKNFRIIQGVMPISMSEKVSKIVFIVCALCNMLPPLIQQ, from the exons ATGGGAAAACTATACTGTTGTGCAACAAATTGCCATAACTATAGTGACAAAAGCGTAAATGACAATACTGTGACTTTACATAGGTTTCCTGTAAATAGAAGACACAAATCTATATGGCAATGCCGTGTCAGTCGCAAACAATGGAAGCCAACAAGTTGTTCAAGGCTTTGTTCAGAGCATTTCATAACGAAGCGAGGTCCAACAAAAGATCACCCATTGCCTTCAATATTTGATCACAAGATATTTAAGACCACAAAC TTTGATTCATCTTTTAAAGAATTTGAGGAAAACAATGATTGTACTAGTACTGAAGATGAAACAGATCGTGATATCATTTGTGATGGAAATGAAGAGGCAAATAATGGCATAGCTGATGATCCAAGTAAACATTTTTTCACTGTTGACAGTCCTTCTACTATTAATACTTCTGTTAGATTGAACGATTACTGTGGTTATATTGATCCATCACATATCAGCTCTAAACTTAATCAGGAAACACAATGCGGAAAAACATGTACTGGAACTTTAAATGACTTTAGTTCACAGACTGATACTTTaacaacagaaaaagaaaaccaacCTTATACTGTATACCCTATCACAGATGCTGAAGTAAATGCCACACTGCCATTTTTAACTATTGACGATATCAGTAGTGAGGAAGTTACATTTTATACAGGTTTACCTAATAAGCcgacattttatttattgtatgaacatattatgtcaaatataaaaattgttgaGCCAGAGACTGGAGGCAGACCTCAAAAACTTAGAGGTGTGGATGAATTATTTATGGTTCTAATGCGGTTGCGTCTGGGTTTACTTAATCAGGACTTGGCACGtcgttttaaaatttctgtttcTACTTGtagtaaaatatttaacaaatggATTGATTTAATGTATGAACATTTACATTTTCTTGTTGCCTGGCCTGATAGAGAAACTGTCAAATGTAATATGCCTGACAGTTTTAAAAGGAGGTATCCAAATTGTCGTGTAATTATAGATTGTACTGAAATATTCACAGAAACGCCACAGTCATTATCTAATAAAGGAAGAATGTACTCTGACTACAAGTCACATATGACATGGAAAGTTTTAATAGGAATAAGCCCGAATGGTGTGATTACTCATGTGTCTGACCTTTGGTCAGGTAGTATAtcagataaacaaataacaaaatccaGTGGTCTTATTAACAAGTGTGATCCAGGCGATGCAATAATGGGGGATAAAGGATTTCTTATATCTGATATGTGTACTCCGAAAGGAATTTATCTCATAGTACCACCaaccaaaaaaaatggtaaattgacaAAACATGAAGTTGAAAAAACGAGGAGGATAGCTAATCTTAGAATACATGTTGAGCGTGCCATGGAAAGAATTAAAAACTTCCGTATAATACAAGGAGTAATGCCAATTTCCATGTCAGAAAAAGTTTCAAagattgtatttattgtttgtgCTCTTTGCAATATGCTACCACCTCTTATTCAACAATAa
- the LOC134693385 gene encoding uncharacterized protein LOC134693385 → MVFNKFKSPDRKVSLYSVNASFSKDLSTPAILSFKERLMNVNPDAGWLMNFPQISDSCENNTSVSTLPKLHNINFSYMDTVDITSIECVQHFLTYFDSLKITKDDCSKIEVATREQHKNPLWKQVRRGRLTASKFGNIVRRKVDTEPDNLIKYLLDYTPSFTNAAISWGKDHEQIAIDSYLIRVRESHPPLTATKNGVIINENLPHLGATPDGLVYCPHCNPYHGVIEVKCPYALRDMHPLEAARQSNFCCELDNFGRLRLKRSHSYYYQVQGQLAITKRAWCHFVVWTNKGMEFERICYDKELWENIMLPKLNAFFCSAIVPELFTSRVKRRLKLYN, encoded by the coding sequence TGGTATTCAATAAATTTAAGTCTCCCGATAGAAAAGTTTCCCTTTACAGTGTAAATGCATCGTTCTCGAAAGATCTGTCAACTCCAGCAATTCTGAGCTTTAAGGAAAGACTTATGAATGTAAACCCTGATGCTGGCTGGTTAATGAACTTTCCACAAATATCAGATTCATGTGAGAATAATACAAGTGTATCAACATTGCCAAAACTTCATAACATTAACTTTTCATACATGGATACAGTTGATATTACTAGTATTGAGTGtgttcaacattttttaacctattttgatagtttgaaaataacaaaGGATGATTGTAGTAAAATTGAAGTAGCTACAAGAGAGCAACACAAAAACCCTCTATGGAAACAGGTACGCAGAGGGCGTCTAACGGCGTCAAAGTTTGGGAATATTGTCAGGAGAAAGGTTGACACTGAACCTGACAACCTCATAAAGTATCTTTTAGATTACACACCAAGTTTCACAAATGCAGCAATCAGCTGGGGCAAAGATCATGAGCAAATAGCTATTGATAGCTACCTCATTCGTGTAAGGGAGAGTCATCCACCACTCACAGCTACAAAAAATGGTGTCATTATAAATGAGAATTTGCCACATTTGGGTGCTACTCCTGATGGATTAGTCTATTGTCCACATTGTAATCCATATCATGGTGTGATTGAGGTTAAATGTCCTTATGCCTTAAGAGACATGCATCCGTTGGAAGCGGCAAGGCAGAGCAATTTTTGTTGTGAACTGGATAATTTTGGGCGTTTAAGACTTAAACGTAGTCATTCTTATTATTATCAAGTTCAGGGACAATTAGCTATAACTAAACGTGCATGGTGTCACTTTGTTGTTTGGACCAATAAAGGAATGGAGTTTGAAAGAATATGCTATGACAAAGAACTTTGGGAAAACATCATGTTACctaagttaaatgcatttttttgtagtGCCATTGTACCAGAACTATTTACAAGCCGTGTAAAACGAAGGCTGAAATTGTACAATTAA